The following coding sequences lie in one Streptococcus suis genomic window:
- a CDS encoding IS5/IS1182 family transposase produces the protein MLHKEKPDYNRNQYGFYTLDQLVPADHFLRQVEAVIDFDFIYDLVEDTYSSDNGRPSLDPVMLVKIPLIQCFYGIRSMRQTIKDIEVNTAYRWFLGLTLDDKVPHFTTYGKNYSRRFQEKGLIESIFTHILGLCINAGLIDPTEIFIDGTHIKAAANNRKFINQEVEKQAKFMSEQLEIEINQDRVKHGKKPLGPAKEPEPIAKKISTTDPESGWFHKGDHKEVFAYSAQVACDKYGWALAYSVEAGNIHDSQAFPALFAKLEPLKPEYIIADSGYKTPSIAKFLIDKEITPVLPYTRPRGKKGQLRPKDFVYDEHFDCVLCPEHQALTYRTTTREGYREYKSDPAICANCPLLSVCTTSKNHQKVVTRHIWKEYLEQCEDIRHQRGMKELYQHRKETIERLFGTAKEYHNLRYTREKGKSKMEDKIGLTLACLNLKKLAKRMARRPFYFVQMGWFQH, from the coding sequence ATGCTACACAAAGAAAAACCTGACTATAACCGCAATCAGTACGGTTTCTATACCCTTGACCAGCTTGTGCCTGCAGATCATTTCCTGCGCCAAGTGGAAGCTGTGATTGACTTCGACTTCATTTATGACCTAGTAGAAGATACCTATTCGTCTGATAATGGTCGTCCTAGTCTTGACCCTGTCATGTTAGTTAAAATTCCTCTGATTCAGTGCTTTTATGGTATTCGTTCCATGCGTCAGACCATCAAGGATATTGAAGTGAATACTGCCTATCGCTGGTTTCTTGGTTTAACCCTAGATGACAAGGTGCCTCACTTCACGACATACGGCAAAAATTATTCCCGTCGCTTTCAAGAGAAAGGGTTGATTGAGTCCATTTTCACGCATATTCTTGGGCTGTGTATCAATGCAGGCCTAATTGACCCGACGGAGATTTTCATAGACGGAACTCATATTAAAGCTGCGGCCAATAATCGTAAGTTTATCAACCAAGAGGTGGAAAAGCAGGCCAAATTCATGAGTGAACAGCTGGAAATCGAAATTAATCAAGATCGGGTAAAGCACGGAAAAAAGCCGCTCGGGCCCGCCAAAGAGCCAGAGCCCATCGCTAAGAAAATCTCCACAACCGACCCAGAAAGTGGCTGGTTCCACAAAGGTGATCATAAGGAAGTTTTCGCTTATTCTGCCCAAGTTGCCTGTGATAAGTATGGCTGGGCACTTGCTTATAGTGTTGAGGCTGGTAATATCCATGACAGTCAGGCTTTTCCTGCACTTTTCGCCAAGCTTGAACCCTTGAAACCAGAGTATATCATTGCAGATTCGGGCTATAAAACTCCCAGTATTGCCAAGTTTCTAATTGATAAGGAAATCACTCCTGTCCTTCCCTACACCCGTCCCCGTGGGAAGAAGGGACAACTTCGTCCTAAAGATTTTGTCTATGACGAACACTTCGATTGTGTCCTGTGTCCTGAACATCAGGCCTTGACCTATCGCACGACTACCCGAGAAGGCTACCGAGAATACAAAAGCGATCCAGCAATTTGTGCCAACTGTCCCCTATTATCAGTATGTACGACCAGTAAGAACCATCAAAAAGTTGTCACGCGGCATATTTGGAAGGAGTATTTGGAACAGTGCGAGGATATTCGTCATCAAAGAGGGATGAAGGAACTCTACCAACATCGGAAAGAGACGATTGAACGGCTATTTGGCACAGCCAAGGAATACCATAATCTGCGCTACACGAGAGAAAAAGGCAAGTCCAAAATGGAGGATAAGATTGGACTGACTTTGGCGTGCTTAAATCTCAAAAAACTAGCTAAAAGGATGGCAAGAAGGCCTTTTTATTTTGTCCAGATGGGGTGGTTTCAGCATTAA
- a CDS encoding UDP-N-acetylmuramoyl-L-alanine--D-glutamate ligase, producing the protein MKMIDIVKNKKVLVLGLAKSGESAARLLDKLGAIVTVNDGKPFEENPTAQSLLEDGIRVICGSHPLELLDEDFALMVKNPGIRYDNPMVEKAIGKGIPVWTEVELAYLVSDAPIVGITGSNGKTTTTTMIAEVLNAGNKPAKLCGNIGYPASSVAQTATAEDTLVMELSSFQLMGTESFHPHIAVVTNLIASHIDYHGTFEDYVAAKWMIQRQMTAEDFVVLNFNQKEAKELAGQTKATVVPFSTLEVVDGAYLAEGKLYFKGEYIMDADQIGVPGSHNVENALATIVVAKLLGVDHQAIQESLSAFGGVKHRLQFVGEVNGVSFYNDSKSTNILATQKALSGFDNSKVILIAGGLDRGNEFDELVPDLVGLKKMVILGQSAPRVQRAADKAEVETIEALDIADATRKAFAIAEKGDIVLLSPANASWDMYANFEVRGDVFLQTFEELK; encoded by the coding sequence ATGAAGATGATTGATATTGTAAAAAATAAGAAAGTGTTAGTGCTAGGCTTAGCTAAATCAGGGGAATCTGCAGCCCGTCTCCTAGATAAATTGGGTGCTATCGTCACTGTTAACGATGGAAAGCCTTTTGAAGAAAATCCGACTGCTCAATCTTTGTTGGAAGATGGTATCCGTGTAATTTGCGGGAGCCATCCCTTGGAATTATTGGATGAAGATTTCGCTTTGATGGTAAAAAATCCAGGAATTCGCTATGATAATCCTATGGTTGAAAAAGCAATTGGCAAAGGAATTCCAGTATGGACAGAGGTTGAATTGGCCTACTTGGTATCAGATGCTCCAATCGTGGGGATAACAGGTTCGAACGGCAAGACAACGACAACGACCATGATTGCGGAAGTCTTGAATGCTGGAAATAAACCTGCAAAATTATGTGGAAATATTGGTTACCCAGCATCTTCGGTCGCTCAAACTGCGACTGCAGAGGATACCTTGGTCATGGAATTATCATCTTTCCAGTTAATGGGGACAGAATCTTTCCATCCGCATATCGCCGTTGTGACCAATCTCATTGCCAGTCATATTGATTATCACGGGACTTTTGAAGACTACGTAGCAGCCAAATGGATGATTCAGCGTCAGATGACGGCTGAGGATTTTGTAGTGCTCAACTTCAACCAGAAAGAAGCTAAGGAATTGGCTGGACAGACCAAGGCAACTGTCGTTCCTTTTTCTACGCTGGAAGTAGTTGATGGAGCTTATTTGGCAGAAGGAAAACTCTATTTCAAGGGTGAATACATCATGGACGCTGACCAAATTGGTGTTCCAGGTTCACACAATGTTGAAAATGCCTTGGCAACAATTGTGGTTGCAAAATTGTTGGGAGTAGACCACCAAGCGATTCAGGAAAGTTTGTCTGCTTTTGGAGGTGTCAAACACCGCTTGCAATTTGTAGGTGAGGTCAACGGAGTTTCCTTCTACAATGATAGTAAGTCTACCAATATCTTGGCGACTCAAAAAGCTCTTTCAGGGTTTGACAATAGCAAGGTCATTTTGATTGCAGGTGGCTTGGACCGTGGTAATGAATTTGATGAATTAGTCCCTGATTTGGTCGGACTAAAGAAAATGGTGATCCTTGGCCAATCAGCTCCCCGTGTTCAACGTGCTGCTGATAAAGCAGAGGTGGAAACGATAGAAGCTCTCGATATTGCGGATGCGACTAGAAAAGCCTTTGCCATTGCGGAAAAAGGAGATATTGTCCTTTTAAGTCCAGCCAATGCAAGCTGGGATATGTATGCCAATTTTGAAGTGCGTGGCGACGTCTTCTTACAGACCTTTGAGGAGTTGAAATGA
- a CDS encoding UDP-N-acetylglucosamine--N-acetylmuramyl-(pentapeptide) pyrophosphoryl-undecaprenol N-acetylglucosamine transferase has product MKKIVFTGGGTVGHVTLNLLLIPRFLEEGWEVHYIGDGNGIEHEQVVKSGLDVHFHSISTGKLRRYFSFQNMLDVFKVGFGVLQSLAIIAKIRPQALFSKGGFVSVPPVIAANLLRVPVFIHESDLTMGLANKIAYKFATTMYSTFEQPASLTKVKHVGAVTKVGQTNDKVTPIQLPEILSHFDKSLPTLLFVGGSGGAKVFNDLISQNSAALTERFNIINLTGDSSLNQLDKNLYRVDYVTELYQPLMDLADVVITRGGSNTLFELIAMQQLHLIVPLGRQASRGDQIENALYAEKKGYSKQIDESQLTFASLLVEVDELLKNKEFYIQNMANSNEIQSVDSFYNLLREDMGR; this is encoded by the coding sequence ATGAAAAAAATTGTTTTTACAGGCGGAGGGACTGTTGGGCACGTGACGCTCAATCTCCTTTTGATTCCGCGATTTTTGGAAGAAGGCTGGGAAGTTCATTATATTGGTGATGGGAATGGGATTGAGCATGAACAGGTTGTGAAATCAGGTTTAGATGTCCATTTTCATTCTATTTCGACTGGGAAATTACGCCGTTATTTCTCTTTCCAAAATATGTTGGACGTGTTTAAAGTTGGTTTTGGTGTTCTTCAATCCTTGGCCATTATTGCTAAAATTCGTCCGCAAGCTCTTTTTTCAAAAGGTGGGTTTGTATCGGTTCCGCCAGTTATTGCTGCTAATTTGCTGCGGGTTCCGGTCTTTATCCATGAATCAGACTTAACAATGGGACTGGCAAATAAAATAGCCTATAAATTTGCGACAACCATGTATAGTACTTTTGAGCAACCTGCCAGCTTGACTAAAGTAAAACATGTTGGTGCGGTTACAAAAGTGGGGCAAACGAATGACAAAGTTACACCAATCCAGTTGCCAGAAATTCTCAGTCACTTCGATAAAAGTCTGCCGACCCTACTGTTTGTAGGTGGTTCGGGCGGTGCTAAAGTCTTTAATGATTTAATCAGTCAGAATAGTGCAGCTCTGACCGAACGATTCAATATTATCAACTTGACAGGGGACAGTAGTCTCAACCAATTAGATAAAAACCTATATAGAGTTGACTATGTGACAGAACTTTATCAACCGTTGATGGATTTAGCGGATGTCGTTATTACCCGTGGTGGTTCCAATACTCTGTTTGAGTTGATTGCCATGCAACAACTCCATTTGATTGTGCCTCTAGGACGACAGGCCAGTCGAGGGGATCAGATTGAAAATGCTCTCTATGCAGAGAAAAAAGGATATTCTAAGCAGATTGATGAAAGTCAATTGACATTTGCCAGCCTGTTAGTAGAAGTCGATGAGCTATTGAAAAATAAGGAATTTTATATCCAAAACATGGCAAATTCTAATGAAATTCAGTCAGTAGATAGTTTTTACAATTTGCTTAGAGAAGATATGGGAAGGTAG
- a CDS encoding cell division protein FtsQ, which produces MTEKDSNVEESVLEAEQASQVELDSEQISPAEKESVLAEEKGLSTDVDIPEMTASDDEKSAFFEQWKARHQAYLAHKDDADIQAVDEGQTEQKNPEAKKSKRVLFQGINRRQESPESKTETEKKVQPLKVDIPSKVVWKAIPVLVTSLLLAALALYFISPTSKKKQIEVVGNERLTAEQVENYSLISPDDYIVTIALHADAYAKNIKKNSSSVETATIKFQFPATFTIHIKEYAIIGYIQQQSQWYPVLSSGVVGGEPISQDSLPEGYTTINLSDKELIKELAIELGKIDTGIRSAIQTINLTPSKVTADLLTLNMADGNTVLVPLSEISQKLPYYTKIAAEVTVPTTIDMEVGIYRYAS; this is translated from the coding sequence ATGACGGAAAAAGATTCAAATGTAGAAGAATCAGTGCTAGAAGCGGAACAGGCATCCCAAGTAGAATTGGATTCGGAACAAATTTCACCAGCAGAGAAAGAATCTGTATTAGCCGAAGAAAAAGGGCTTTCTACGGATGTAGACATACCTGAGATGACTGCTTCGGATGATGAAAAAAGTGCCTTTTTCGAACAATGGAAAGCACGCCACCAAGCCTACCTTGCTCATAAAGATGACGCAGATATTCAGGCAGTTGACGAGGGGCAGACAGAACAGAAGAACCCAGAAGCTAAAAAGAGTAAAAGGGTCCTTTTTCAGGGAATAAACAGAAGACAAGAGAGTCCGGAATCCAAGACAGAAACAGAGAAAAAGGTCCAGCCTTTAAAAGTTGATATTCCTTCCAAAGTAGTCTGGAAAGCTATTCCGGTTCTTGTGACGAGTTTGTTATTGGCAGCGTTGGCTCTGTATTTTATTTCTCCAACCAGCAAGAAAAAACAAATAGAGGTTGTCGGAAATGAGCGACTAACTGCGGAGCAAGTAGAAAATTATAGCCTTATCTCTCCGGATGATTACATTGTAACCATAGCTCTGCATGCAGATGCTTACGCAAAGAATATTAAGAAGAATAGTTCGTCTGTAGAGACAGCAACAATCAAGTTCCAGTTTCCAGCTACCTTTACCATTCACATCAAAGAATACGCTATCATAGGCTACATTCAGCAACAAAGTCAGTGGTATCCAGTACTGTCTAGTGGAGTGGTTGGCGGAGAGCCGATTTCACAGGATTCTTTGCCAGAAGGCTACACAACGATTAATTTATCCGACAAGGAATTAATCAAGGAACTGGCCATTGAATTGGGTAAAATAGATACAGGAATTCGTTCTGCTATTCAGACAATAAATTTAACGCCAAGTAAAGTGACCGCGGATTTGCTGACACTCAATATGGCAGATGGAAACACGGTTTTAGTTCCATTGAGTGAGATTAGCCAGAAGTTGCCTTACTATACAAAAATAGCGGCAGAAGTGACAGTTCCAACGACAATTGATATGGAAGTTGGTATTTATAGATATGCAAGCTGA
- a CDS encoding transposase, producing the protein MEWAKLRAKELTELDKEDKQEILVKLHENKQLKQNQRNEYHGGYLFLQNIYYQLGLDKICQDIQKRYHFSFHLDTILSRLLYGRILFPSSKRSTAHFSQTLLEPKTLELQHLYRGLEIIAKETDFIQEQLYKNSTALSSRKTDVLYYDCTNFYFEIEEEDEEGQLRQYGYSKEHRPNPIVQMGLFMDSQGIPLAFSVTPGNTNEQTTMKPLEKKIIKDFEKAQFVVCTDAGLSSIGNKRYNNISGRAFVTTQSIKKLKKEDKDWATASTGWRLMGDKSETFYDISALDESNQDFLYRQVFYKECPLPQDGLEDQRLIVTFSAKYRDYQRKIRERQIQRASKWIGKPADYKKKQSTDPKRFLKVTETTRDGEIAEKTFIELDEERIVSEARFDGIYAVTTNLDDTIETIVSINQRRWEIEECFRIMKHELKARPVYLSREDRISAHFTTCFLALILYRYLELAVQKQFTCTELIETLRSYTFKYLPGFGYLPNYTRTAITDQLHQTFGFRSDYQILSEKKMKKILQSSKSRKSTHF; encoded by the coding sequence ATGGAATGGGCAAAATTGCGGGCTAAAGAGTTAACCGAACTTGATAAAGAAGATAAACAAGAAATATTAGTCAAACTTCATGAGAATAAACAGTTGAAACAAAATCAACGAAATGAATATCATGGGGGATATTTATTTCTACAGAATATCTATTATCAGTTGGGATTGGATAAAATCTGTCAAGATATTCAGAAGAGGTATCACTTTAGTTTTCACTTAGATACCATTCTTTCTCGTCTCCTCTACGGCAGAATCCTATTCCCATCCTCTAAACGGTCTACTGCTCATTTTTCACAAACTCTCCTAGAACCTAAAACTCTGGAACTCCAGCACCTCTACCGAGGATTAGAAATTATTGCCAAAGAAACTGACTTTATTCAAGAACAACTCTATAAAAACTCAACTGCACTTTCCTCTCGTAAAACTGATGTCCTCTATTACGACTGTACAAATTTCTATTTCGAAATTGAGGAAGAAGATGAGGAGGGGCAACTGAGACAATATGGCTATTCTAAGGAACATCGACCGAATCCAATCGTTCAAATGGGGCTGTTTATGGATTCTCAAGGAATTCCATTAGCTTTCTCCGTCACACCTGGTAATACGAATGAACAAACGACTATGAAACCTTTGGAGAAGAAGATTATCAAGGATTTTGAAAAAGCTCAATTTGTGGTCTGTACAGATGCTGGACTATCTTCTATTGGAAACAAACGCTACAATAATATCAGCGGGAGAGCCTTTGTCACAACTCAATCTATCAAAAAGTTAAAGAAAGAAGACAAAGACTGGGCTACAGCTTCTACAGGTTGGCGGTTGATGGGAGATAAGTCCGAGACATTCTATGATATTTCTGCACTAGATGAAAGTAATCAAGACTTTCTCTATAGACAAGTCTTTTACAAAGAATGCCCCTTACCACAAGATGGGCTAGAAGACCAACGATTGATTGTAACCTTCTCAGCTAAATACAGAGATTACCAAAGAAAGATACGCGAACGCCAGATTCAACGTGCCTCAAAATGGATTGGAAAACCAGCTGACTACAAGAAGAAACAATCTACAGATCCTAAGCGTTTCCTAAAAGTAACAGAGACAACAAGGGATGGAGAAATAGCTGAGAAAACGTTTATTGAGTTGGATGAAGAACGAATTGTTTCTGAAGCTAGATTTGATGGAATTTATGCGGTAACAACAAACTTAGACGATACGATTGAGACCATTGTTTCCATTAATCAGAGAAGATGGGAAATTGAAGAATGTTTCCGTATTATGAAGCATGAATTGAAAGCTAGACCAGTTTATTTAAGTCGAGAAGATCGCATTTCTGCTCACTTTACAACTTGCTTTCTTGCTCTTATACTCTATCGTTACTTAGAGCTGGCGGTTCAGAAGCAATTCACATGTACTGAACTCATTGAAACCTTACGTTCATACACCTTTAAGTATCTGCCTGGTTTTGGTTATCTACCTAACTACACTCGGACGGCTATTACTGACCAGCTGCATCAGACATTTGGATTCAGAAGTGATTATCAAATTCTAAGCGAAAAAAAGATGAAAAAAATTTTACAATCGTCAAAATCGAGAAAAAGTACGCATTTTTGA
- a CDS encoding IS30 family transposase, translating to MKNKHLTLSDRNDIQIGIEQLKTFSAIAAKLGKDPSTISKEVRRNRVIKENSSTSNCEACPLLKKAPYVCNACPKKRSNCGYQKQFYYAKRAQLDYEAKLSDSRTGVALNKEEFYRMDEIVSSAIQKGQHLNHIIASNELSASRASIYRYLEKGYLSTKPIDFPRVVKFRKRRTRNLQPIPKTAKEGRSYEDFQRFLTEKGISYWLEMDTVTGRIGGKVLLTFNLSFCNFIFARLLDNKTANEVAKHLYAIKNDLHQKEMDFCELFPVILTDNGGEFARVDDIEMDVRGESKLFFCDPNRSDQKGRIEKNHTLIRDILPKGTSFDNLTQEDINLVCSHVNSVKRASFNGKSAYELFTFTYGEELATLLGISKIDPENVIQSPRLLDK from the coding sequence ATGAAAAACAAACACTTAACTCTCTCTGATCGCAATGATATTCAAATAGGAATTGAACAACTTAAGACCTTCTCAGCTATAGCAGCTAAGTTAGGAAAAGACCCGTCCACAATTTCAAAAGAAGTTCGGAGAAATAGAGTGATAAAAGAGAACTCTAGTACTTCCAATTGTGAGGCCTGCCCTTTACTCAAAAAGGCTCCATACGTTTGTAATGCCTGTCCGAAAAAGAGAAGCAACTGCGGATACCAGAAACAGTTCTACTACGCAAAAAGAGCTCAGCTTGATTATGAAGCTAAGCTCTCAGACTCGAGAACAGGTGTTGCACTAAACAAGGAAGAATTCTATCGTATGGACGAGATTGTCTCTTCAGCCATCCAAAAGGGACAACACCTCAACCACATCATCGCCTCAAACGAACTTTCGGCATCCAGAGCTTCTATCTACAGATACCTTGAAAAAGGCTATCTGTCCACAAAGCCCATTGATTTCCCCCGTGTCGTGAAATTCAGAAAGCGGAGAACCAGAAACCTACAACCCATTCCTAAAACTGCCAAAGAAGGACGGTCTTACGAGGACTTCCAACGCTTTCTCACAGAGAAAGGAATCAGCTATTGGCTAGAAATGGACACCGTTACTGGACGGATTGGAGGAAAGGTACTTCTCACCTTTAACCTCTCCTTCTGTAACTTTATCTTCGCTCGATTACTTGATAATAAAACAGCTAATGAGGTCGCTAAACATCTCTACGCTATCAAGAATGACCTACATCAGAAAGAGATGGACTTCTGCGAACTATTTCCTGTCATTCTGACCGATAATGGCGGTGAATTCGCCAGAGTGGACGACATCGAAATGGATGTTCGGGGAGAATCTAAACTCTTCTTCTGTGACCCAAATCGTTCTGACCAGAAGGGGAGAATTGAGAAGAATCACACACTTATCAGAGACATTCTTCCTAAGGGAACTAGTTTTGACAACTTGACACAGGAGGATATCAACCTAGTTTGTTCGCATGTCAACAGCGTCAAACGGGCTTCTTTCAACGGAAAATCGGCCTATGAACTCTTTACATTTACCTACGGTGAAGAATTGGCAACACTTTTGGGTATCTCTAAAATTGACCCTGAAAACGTCATCCAATCACCTCGATTATTAGATAAGTAA
- the ftsA gene encoding cell division protein FtsA, producing the protein MARNGFFTGLDIGTSSVKVLVAEYIDNEMNVIGVSNVKSAGVKDGIIVNIEVAAGAIKKAIEQAEEKSGIRIEKVNVGLPANLLQIEPTQGMIPVTTDSQEITDLDVENVVKSALTKSMTPEREVISFIPEEFTVDGFQGIKDPRGMMGIRLEMRGMLYTGPRTILHNLRKTVERAGVQVENIVISPLALTRSVLNEGEREFGATVIDLGGGQTTVAVMRGQELQYTNIYQEGGDYITNDISKVLTTSKSIAENLKYNYGIAYPQDASDKEKFTVDVIGENAPVEVTERYLSEVIAARLRQIFDRVKQDLERTRALDLPGGIVIVGGGAILPGITELAQEVFGVNTKLYVPNQIGIRNPAFASVISFVEYVGELEDVENIAQHAVNGETTLRHKPVEIPVARPRISQPIQREIVNELNTVDQVEEQVAPTYHDEEEEVRPAAKGNITDRIRGLFGSMFE; encoded by the coding sequence ATGGCTAGGAACGGCTTTTTTACGGGATTAGATATTGGTACAAGCTCCGTTAAAGTCTTGGTTGCAGAATATATTGATAACGAAATGAATGTGATTGGGGTCAGCAATGTAAAAAGTGCTGGTGTCAAAGATGGAATTATTGTAAATATTGAGGTGGCTGCTGGAGCGATTAAAAAAGCAATCGAGCAGGCAGAAGAAAAGTCAGGTATCCGCATTGAAAAGGTAAATGTTGGATTACCTGCCAACCTTCTTCAGATTGAACCGACTCAAGGGATGATTCCTGTTACAACGGATTCACAAGAAATTACAGACTTAGATGTTGAAAATGTTGTAAAATCAGCATTGACAAAGAGTATGACTCCGGAACGTGAAGTGATTTCATTTATTCCAGAAGAGTTCACTGTCGATGGATTCCAAGGCATTAAGGACCCTCGTGGAATGATGGGAATTCGCTTGGAAATGCGTGGTATGCTGTACACAGGACCACGTACCATTCTTCACAATCTTCGTAAAACGGTGGAGCGTGCAGGTGTCCAAGTTGAAAATATTGTAATTTCTCCGTTGGCACTAACTCGCTCTGTATTGAATGAAGGTGAACGTGAGTTTGGTGCGACTGTCATTGATCTTGGTGGTGGTCAAACGACTGTGGCTGTTATGCGTGGCCAAGAGTTGCAATACACAAACATCTACCAAGAAGGTGGAGATTATATCACAAACGATATTTCAAAAGTATTGACAACTTCAAAGAGTATTGCTGAAAACTTGAAATACAACTACGGCATTGCCTATCCGCAAGATGCAAGTGATAAGGAAAAATTCACTGTTGACGTGATTGGAGAAAACGCTCCAGTTGAAGTGACCGAGCGCTACCTTTCAGAAGTGATAGCGGCACGTCTGCGTCAGATTTTTGACCGTGTGAAACAAGATTTGGAGCGTACACGTGCTCTAGATTTACCAGGAGGCATTGTTATTGTAGGTGGTGGTGCTATCTTACCAGGAATTACAGAATTGGCCCAAGAAGTGTTTGGTGTTAACACTAAACTTTATGTTCCAAATCAAATTGGTATCCGCAATCCAGCATTTGCAAGTGTGATTAGCTTTGTTGAGTATGTTGGTGAGTTAGAAGATGTAGAAAATATTGCCCAACATGCAGTAAATGGCGAAACTACCTTGAGACATAAGCCAGTTGAAATTCCTGTTGCTCGTCCTCGGATTAGTCAGCCAATTCAAAGAGAAATCGTGAACGAATTGAACACAGTTGATCAGGTAGAGGAACAAGTTGCTCCTACTTACCATGATGAGGAAGAAGAAGTTCGTCCAGCTGCTAAGGGAAACATCACAGATCGCATTCGTGGTTTGTTTGGCAGCATGTTTGAATAA
- a CDS encoding cell division protein FtsZ has product MAFSFEAAASHGAVIKVIGVGGGGGNAINRMIEEGVAGVEFIAANTDVQALSSSKAETVIQLGPKLTRGLGAGGQPEVGRKAAEESEEALTNVLTGADMVFITAGMGGGSGTGAAPVIARIAKNLGALTVAVVTRPFGFEGNKRGNFAIEGIEGLREQVDTLLIISNNNLLEIVDKKTPLLEALSEADNVLRQGVQGITDLITNPGLINLDFADVKTVMENKGNALMGIGIGTGEDRVIEAARKAIYSPLLETTIDGAEDVIVNVTGGYDMTLTEAEDASEIVNQAAGQGVNIWLGTSIDETMKDEIRVTVVATGVRQDTADKPARHRTEAVSPRPSQRFDHSVASAPTRGAAQQTEAPKASAFGEWDLRRENLIRPTDTEPTSTVSVEKFTMDQDEDELDTPPFFRNR; this is encoded by the coding sequence ATGGCATTTTCATTTGAAGCAGCAGCTAGTCATGGTGCTGTCATTAAAGTAATCGGTGTCGGCGGTGGTGGCGGGAACGCGATCAACCGTATGATTGAAGAAGGTGTTGCTGGGGTTGAGTTCATTGCAGCAAACACAGATGTACAAGCGCTAAGTAGCTCTAAAGCTGAAACAGTTATCCAACTAGGTCCTAAATTGACTCGTGGTTTGGGTGCTGGAGGTCAACCTGAGGTTGGTCGTAAAGCTGCTGAGGAAAGCGAAGAAGCATTGACTAATGTATTAACTGGTGCAGATATGGTCTTCATCACTGCTGGTATGGGCGGTGGCTCAGGGACTGGTGCGGCTCCTGTTATTGCACGTATTGCTAAAAACTTGGGTGCGTTGACTGTCGCAGTTGTGACTCGTCCGTTTGGTTTTGAAGGTAATAAACGTGGAAACTTTGCGATTGAGGGAATTGAAGGTCTTCGCGAACAAGTAGATACACTCTTAATTATTTCAAACAACAACCTTCTTGAAATTGTTGATAAGAAAACACCGCTTTTAGAAGCACTAAGCGAAGCTGATAATGTTCTTCGTCAAGGTGTTCAAGGAATTACAGACTTGATTACAAATCCTGGTTTGATTAACTTGGACTTTGCAGATGTGAAGACAGTTATGGAAAACAAAGGAAACGCCTTGATGGGTATCGGTATCGGTACTGGTGAGGACCGAGTGATTGAGGCGGCTCGTAAGGCGATTTATTCTCCTCTTCTTGAAACAACAATTGATGGTGCAGAGGATGTCATTGTCAATGTTACAGGTGGTTATGACATGACTCTGACAGAAGCAGAAGATGCTTCAGAAATCGTTAATCAGGCTGCGGGTCAAGGTGTTAACATTTGGTTGGGGACATCTATTGATGAAACAATGAAAGATGAGATTCGTGTGACTGTTGTGGCTACGGGTGTTCGTCAAGATACTGCTGATAAACCAGCCCGCCATCGTACGGAAGCTGTTTCACCACGCCCTTCTCAACGCTTTGATCATTCAGTAGCATCAGCACCAACTCGTGGTGCTGCACAACAAACTGAAGCACCGAAAGCTTCTGCCTTCGGAGAGTGGGATTTGCGTCGCGAAAACTTGATTCGTCCAACTGACACAGAACCAACTTCCACTGTTTCAGTCGAAAAATTTACAATGGATCAAGATGAGGATGAATTGGATACACCACCATTCTTCCGTAATCGCTAA